The following are encoded together in the Tepidiforma bonchosmolovskayae genome:
- the infA gene encoding translation initiation factor IF-1 has product MAKKDAIEVEGTVVEPLPNAMFKVELANGHEVLAHVSGKIRMNFIRILPGDRVLVELSPYDLTRGRITYRFK; this is encoded by the coding sequence ATGGCAAAAAAGGACGCGATCGAAGTCGAGGGCACCGTGGTTGAACCCCTCCCCAACGCCATGTTCAAGGTCGAGCTGGCCAACGGCCACGAAGTGCTCGCCCATGTCAGCGGAAAGATCCGGATGAACTTCATCCGCATCCTCCCCGGCGATCGCGTCCTCGTCGAACTCTCGCCCTACGACCTCACGCGCGGGCGAATCACCTACCGATTCAAATAG
- the rpmD gene encoding 50S ribosomal protein L30, with protein sequence MARLTVTWRKSAIGYNKEQKDTIRKLGLRRLQQSVEVEDSPAIRGMIAKVSHLIDVKEGGA encoded by the coding sequence ATGGCTCGCCTCACCGTTACCTGGCGCAAGAGCGCCATCGGCTACAACAAGGAACAGAAAGACACCATCCGCAAGCTCGGCCTCCGCCGCCTCCAGCAGTCGGTCGAGGTCGAAGACAGCCCCGCCATCCGCGGCATGATTGCCAAGGTCAGCCACCTCATCGATGTCAAGGAAGGAGGCGCCTGA
- the rpsN gene encoding 30S ribosomal protein S14, with translation MASKGIVNRDLRRRELYEKYAGKRVALKAELKKAWGDPKRVAEIYAELRKLPLNSSPTRLHNRCLVTGRPRAYIRKFGLSRITMREYAHRGLLPGVTKSSW, from the coding sequence ATGGCATCAAAAGGCATCGTCAACCGCGACCTCCGCCGCCGCGAACTCTACGAGAAGTACGCCGGCAAGCGCGTCGCCCTCAAAGCCGAACTGAAGAAGGCCTGGGGCGACCCCAAGCGCGTCGCCGAAATCTACGCCGAACTGCGCAAGCTGCCGCTCAACAGCAGCCCCACCCGGCTCCATAACCGCTGCCTCGTCACCGGCCGCCCGCGCGCCTATATCCGCAAGTTCGGCCTCTCGCGCATCACCATGCGCGAATACGCCCACCGGGGCCTCCTCCCCGGAGTCACCAAGTCCAGCTGGTAA
- the rpsM gene encoding 30S ribosomal protein S13 produces MARIAGVDIPADKRLEVALTYIYGIGPTRAKEVLAATGISPDARARDLTDEEILRIRDFIEKNYVVEGDLRREVRQNIARLIEINCYRGQRHRRNLPVRGQRTRTNARQKRGARKTVAGKKRAGKK; encoded by the coding sequence ATGGCACGTATCGCAGGAGTCGACATCCCAGCCGACAAGCGACTCGAAGTCGCCCTCACCTACATCTATGGCATCGGCCCGACCCGCGCCAAAGAGGTCCTCGCCGCCACCGGTATCTCTCCCGATGCCCGCGCGCGCGACCTCACCGACGAAGAAATCCTTCGCATCCGCGACTTCATCGAGAAGAACTACGTCGTCGAAGGCGACCTCCGCCGCGAAGTTCGCCAGAACATCGCGCGCCTGATTGAAATCAATTGCTACCGCGGCCAGCGCCACCGCCGCAACCTCCCCGTCCGCGGCCAGCGCACCCGCACCAACGCCCGCCAGAAGCGCGGCGCCCGCAAGACCGTCGCCGGCAAGAAGCGCGCAGGAAAGAAGTAA
- the rpmJ gene encoding 50S ribosomal protein L36 — MKVRASVKPRCDKCKVIRRHGRVMVICENPKHKQRQG; from the coding sequence ATGAAAGTACGAGCATCCGTCAAACCACGCTGCGACAAGTGCAAGGTCATCCGCCGGCACGGTCGCGTCATGGTCATTTGCGAAAATCCCAAGCATAAGCAGCGCCAGGGGTAA
- a CDS encoding DNA-directed RNA polymerase subunit alpha, with amino-acid sequence MDSLEVTGQSAEAAHPRLSVEEQTDTYARLVAEPLEAGYGITLGNALRRVLLSSLEGAAITHVRIDQVQHEFSTIPGMAEDTTEFLLNVKEVRLKPISNRPATISLDVEGPAVITAADLQVPADFELVNPGLYLGRLETPGSRISAEFHAQTGKGYQPAGSVEGLPLGYIPVDAIFTPIRKVNYRVEKTRVGQSTNFDRLILEVWTDGTIDPVEAVGMSAEILVEQFTLFIQHVRPELAHAYHPALGSGAAGGLLMAPDRYNTPIEDLNLSVRAYNCLKRSGLMTVGQVLEKSEDELLGLRNFGRKSYDELRERLAELGYIDPDQPGLVPLVDQPARPGARAGRPAPAPARPAPRTSAVIMDDEEEDEENLSALGKALKEALLKDGSAEDLIGADDEE; translated from the coding sequence ATGGATTCACTCGAAGTGACCGGGCAATCGGCTGAAGCCGCACACCCCCGGCTCAGCGTCGAAGAACAGACCGATACTTACGCTCGCCTCGTCGCCGAACCGCTCGAGGCCGGCTACGGCATCACCCTCGGCAATGCGCTCCGCCGCGTCCTCCTCTCTTCCCTCGAAGGCGCGGCCATCACCCACGTGCGCATCGACCAGGTCCAGCACGAATTCTCCACCATCCCCGGCATGGCCGAGGACACCACCGAGTTCCTCCTCAACGTCAAGGAGGTCCGCCTCAAGCCGATCTCGAACCGGCCAGCCACCATCAGCCTCGATGTCGAAGGTCCCGCGGTCATCACCGCGGCCGACCTCCAGGTCCCGGCCGATTTTGAGCTGGTCAACCCCGGCCTCTACCTCGGCCGTCTCGAGACCCCCGGCAGCCGCATCTCCGCCGAATTCCATGCGCAGACCGGCAAGGGCTACCAGCCGGCCGGCTCCGTCGAAGGGCTCCCCCTCGGCTACATCCCGGTCGACGCCATCTTCACCCCCATCCGCAAGGTCAACTACCGCGTCGAAAAGACCCGCGTCGGCCAGTCCACCAACTTCGACCGCCTCATCCTCGAAGTCTGGACCGACGGCACCATCGACCCTGTCGAAGCCGTCGGCATGAGCGCCGAGATCCTCGTCGAGCAGTTCACCCTCTTCATCCAGCACGTCCGGCCCGAGCTCGCCCACGCCTACCATCCCGCCCTCGGCTCCGGCGCTGCCGGCGGGCTCCTGATGGCGCCCGACCGCTACAACACCCCGATCGAGGACCTCAACCTCTCCGTCCGCGCCTACAACTGCCTCAAGCGCTCCGGCCTCATGACCGTCGGACAGGTCCTCGAAAAGAGCGAAGACGAACTCCTCGGCCTCCGCAACTTCGGCCGCAAGTCCTACGACGAGCTGCGCGAGCGGCTGGCCGAACTCGGCTATATCGACCCCGACCAGCCCGGGCTCGTCCCCCTGGTCGACCAGCCGGCCCGGCCCGGTGCCCGCGCCGGCCGGCCCGCCCCAGCCCCCGCACGACCCGCGCCGCGCACCAGCGCCGTCATCATGGATGACGAAGAAGAAGACGAAGAAAACCTGAGCGCCCTCGGCAAGGCCCTCAAAGAAGCGCTGCTCAAAGACGGCAGCGCCGAGGACCTCATCGGCGCCGACGACGAGGAGTAG
- the rpsK gene encoding 30S ribosomal protein S11, whose translation MADQKRADQKRGADKNRRLKRRERKSIPRGRAYIKSTFNNTLVTLTDPNGNVIAWASAGASGFKGSRKGTPFAAQMASENAARRAMEHGLQSVEVYVRGAGSGREAAIRSLQAAGLTITAIRDVTPIPHNGCRPPKRRRV comes from the coding sequence ATGGCCGACCAGAAACGAGCCGACCAGAAGCGCGGCGCCGACAAGAACCGCCGCCTCAAGCGCCGCGAACGCAAATCCATCCCCCGCGGGCGTGCCTACATCAAGAGCACGTTCAACAACACGCTCGTCACCCTCACCGACCCCAACGGCAACGTCATCGCCTGGGCATCGGCCGGCGCCTCCGGCTTCAAGGGCTCCCGCAAAGGCACCCCCTTCGCCGCCCAGATGGCCAGCGAAAACGCCGCCCGCCGCGCCATGGAGCACGGCCTCCAGTCCGTTGAGGTCTACGTCCGCGGCGCCGGTAGCGGCCGCGAAGCCGCCATCCGCTCCCTCCAGGCCGCCGGCCTCACCATCACCGCCATCCGCGACGTTACCCCTATCCCCCACAACGGCTGCCGCCCGCCCAAGCGGCGCCGCGTCTAG
- a CDS encoding adenylate kinase — protein MYIVLLGPPGAGKGTQAQRIAAATGLVHISTGDMFREHVRNNTELGQLASQYMSRGELVPDEVTIKMLLERISRDDAKAGAMFDGFPRNVVQAKALDEALAARGAKVDRALLITVSDEELVARLGGRWICRNCGRLYHERNDPPRQPGICDACGGELYQRDDDRPEVVRARLEKQKPPADLIEHYRKAGVLREIDGERSLDEVTAALLEAIR, from the coding sequence GTGTATATCGTCCTTCTTGGTCCACCAGGCGCCGGCAAGGGCACCCAGGCCCAGCGCATCGCTGCGGCCACCGGGCTCGTCCACATCTCCACCGGCGACATGTTCCGCGAGCACGTCCGCAACAACACCGAACTCGGCCAGCTCGCCAGCCAGTACATGTCGCGCGGCGAACTCGTCCCCGACGAGGTCACCATCAAAATGCTCCTCGAACGCATCAGCCGCGACGATGCAAAGGCCGGCGCCATGTTCGACGGCTTCCCCCGCAACGTCGTCCAGGCCAAAGCGCTCGATGAAGCCCTCGCCGCCCGCGGCGCCAAAGTGGACCGCGCCCTCCTCATCACCGTCTCCGATGAGGAGCTCGTCGCCCGCCTCGGCGGCCGCTGGATCTGCCGCAACTGCGGACGCCTCTACCACGAACGCAATGACCCGCCCAGGCAGCCCGGCATCTGCGATGCCTGCGGCGGCGAACTCTACCAGCGCGACGACGACCGCCCCGAGGTCGTCCGTGCCCGCCTCGAAAAGCAGAAACCCCCGGCCGACCTCATCGAGCACTACCGCAAGGCCGGTGTGCTCCGCGAAATCGATGGCGAGCGCTCCCTCGATGAGGTGACCGCCGCACTGCTGGAGGCCATCCGGTAA
- the rplR gene encoding 50S ribosomal protein L18, translating into MSTTTSVLARKRRHLRVRKKVSGTPQRPRLNVFRSAQHIYAQVIDDTVGRTLVAASDVEPAIAEQAKGKTKTERAALVGTIIAERARAKGIETVVFDRGGFLYHGRVRALAEAAREAGLGF; encoded by the coding sequence ATGAGCACCACCACCAGCGTCCTCGCACGCAAGCGCCGCCACCTGCGCGTCCGCAAGAAAGTCTCGGGCACCCCGCAGCGGCCGCGCCTCAACGTCTTCCGCAGCGCCCAGCACATCTATGCCCAGGTCATCGACGATACCGTCGGCCGCACGCTCGTTGCTGCGAGCGACGTCGAGCCTGCCATCGCTGAACAGGCAAAGGGCAAGACCAAGACCGAGCGCGCGGCGCTGGTCGGCACCATCATCGCCGAACGCGCCCGCGCCAAAGGCATCGAAACCGTCGTGTTCGACCGCGGCGGCTTCCTCTATCACGGACGCGTCCGCGCGCTCGCCGAAGCCGCGCGCGAAGCGGGATTGGGGTTCTAA
- the secY gene encoding preprotein translocase subunit SecY: protein MSVQAAQRPRLLQAMVDAFRQEDVRRKLLFTLAMLVVFRFVAHVPLPNVDRDALKQAFEGNALLDFLSIFSGGALQNLSVAALGVYPYITASIIMQILQPIVPSLRALAEEGEQGRRRIQVITHWVAVPLAMIQGYGQILFINAQGSDVVRDFGFQNDVLGTFATLFTLAAGTMFLVWLGELITEHGIGNGVSLIIFGGIVATLPSLIPSITTTSILTVLAFAAGALALIYLVVFFQEAQRRVPVQYARSAFRGGRMYRQQGQSHIPLRVNMAGMIPLIFAFSIMILPATIASYFVNSGGWVGSVANFFVDQFQGGRGGSGTGWYWLILFVLVVIFTFFYTMVQYQQQQIAKNLQRQGAFIPGIRPGPPTEAYLMRVVTRITWAGAFFLGFVAIIPFFIGLFTDVRALTISSTGFLIVVAVVLDTMKQLEAQLLMRNYEGFIR, encoded by the coding sequence ATGAGCGTCCAGGCAGCGCAGCGCCCCCGGCTCCTCCAGGCCATGGTCGACGCCTTCCGCCAGGAAGACGTCCGCCGGAAGCTGCTCTTCACGCTCGCCATGCTCGTCGTTTTCCGCTTCGTGGCGCACGTGCCGCTCCCGAATGTCGACCGCGACGCCCTCAAGCAGGCCTTCGAGGGCAACGCCCTCCTCGACTTCCTCAGCATCTTCTCCGGCGGCGCCCTCCAGAACCTCAGCGTCGCGGCCCTCGGCGTCTACCCGTACATCACCGCCTCAATCATCATGCAGATCCTCCAGCCGATCGTCCCCTCCCTGCGGGCGCTCGCGGAGGAAGGCGAGCAGGGCCGGCGCCGCATCCAGGTCATCACCCACTGGGTCGCCGTTCCCCTGGCGATGATCCAGGGCTACGGCCAGATCCTCTTCATCAACGCCCAGGGTAGCGACGTCGTGCGCGATTTCGGCTTCCAGAATGACGTCCTCGGCACCTTCGCGACGCTGTTCACCCTCGCCGCCGGCACCATGTTCCTCGTCTGGCTCGGCGAACTCATCACCGAGCACGGCATCGGCAACGGCGTCTCGCTCATCATCTTCGGCGGTATTGTCGCCACTCTCCCGTCACTCATCCCCAGTATCACCACCACCTCCATCCTCACGGTCCTCGCCTTCGCTGCCGGCGCGCTCGCCCTCATCTACCTCGTCGTCTTCTTCCAGGAAGCGCAGCGCCGCGTGCCGGTCCAGTACGCCCGCTCAGCCTTCCGCGGCGGCCGCATGTACCGCCAGCAGGGCCAGAGCCATATCCCCCTCCGCGTCAACATGGCCGGCATGATCCCGCTCATCTTCGCCTTCTCCATCATGATTCTCCCGGCCACCATCGCCTCCTACTTCGTCAACTCCGGCGGCTGGGTCGGCTCCGTCGCGAACTTCTTCGTCGACCAGTTCCAGGGCGGCCGCGGAGGCTCCGGAACCGGCTGGTACTGGCTCATCCTCTTCGTGCTGGTCGTCATCTTCACCTTCTTCTACACGATGGTGCAGTACCAGCAGCAGCAAATCGCCAAGAACCTCCAGCGCCAGGGAGCCTTCATCCCCGGCATCCGCCCCGGCCCGCCCACCGAGGCCTACCTCATGCGCGTCGTCACCCGCATCACCTGGGCCGGCGCCTTCTTCCTCGGCTTCGTCGCCATCATCCCGTTCTTCATCGGCCTCTTCACCGACGTCCGCGCCCTCACCATCTCGTCCACCGGCTTCCTCATCGTCGTCGCTGTCGTCCTCGACACCATGAAGCAGCTCGAGGCGCAGCTCCTCATGCGCAACTACGAGGGGTTCATTCGCTAA
- the rpsE gene encoding 30S ribosomal protein S5 gives MADNRPERFEQPGPEDISEKVIYINRVAKVVKGGRRFSFSALVVVGDGRGSVGVGLGKANEVPEAIRKGSAQARRNMVRIPMKGGTISHPVWVRFKAAKVMLKPASHGTGVIAGGAVRSIMEAAGVTDVLAKTFGSRNPINVAQATIRGLATLQDTDGARERRLAIARGEQ, from the coding sequence ATGGCCGACAATCGCCCGGAACGGTTCGAACAGCCCGGCCCGGAGGATATCTCCGAAAAGGTCATCTACATCAACCGTGTCGCCAAGGTCGTCAAGGGCGGCCGCCGGTTCAGCTTCTCGGCCCTCGTCGTCGTCGGCGATGGCCGCGGCTCCGTCGGCGTCGGCCTGGGCAAGGCGAACGAGGTGCCCGAGGCGATCCGCAAAGGCTCCGCCCAGGCGCGCCGCAATATGGTCCGCATCCCCATGAAGGGCGGCACCATCAGCCACCCCGTCTGGGTCCGGTTCAAGGCCGCCAAGGTCATGCTCAAGCCTGCCAGCCACGGTACCGGCGTCATCGCCGGCGGCGCCGTTCGCTCCATCATGGAAGCCGCCGGCGTCACCGACGTCCTTGCCAAGACCTTCGGCTCCCGCAACCCGATCAATGTCGCCCAGGCCACCATCCGCGGCCTCGCAACCCTGCAGGATACCGATGGCGCCCGCGAACGCCGCCTCGCCATCGCCCGTGGAGAACAGTGA
- the rpsH gene encoding 30S ribosomal protein S8, translating into MTVSDPIADMLTRIRNANAARHDVVNIPASRMKIAIAKVLKEEGFIRDYQVIEEPGKPQPNLRVELSYSGRKQPVLNGLQRVSKPGLRVYVQRREIPRVYGGLGIAILSTPKGVMSGQEARRQQVGGELLCYVW; encoded by the coding sequence ATGACCGTTAGTGACCCCATTGCTGACATGCTCACGCGCATCCGCAACGCGAACGCCGCGCGGCACGACGTCGTGAACATCCCCGCCTCCAGGATGAAAATCGCCATCGCAAAAGTCCTCAAGGAAGAGGGCTTCATCCGCGACTATCAGGTCATCGAGGAGCCGGGCAAACCCCAGCCCAACCTCCGCGTCGAGCTCAGCTACAGCGGCCGCAAACAGCCCGTCCTCAACGGTCTGCAGCGCGTCTCCAAGCCGGGCCTCCGCGTCTATGTCCAGCGCCGCGAAATCCCGCGCGTCTACGGCGGCCTCGGCATTGCCATCCTCTCCACGCCCAAGGGCGTGATGTCCGGGCAGGAAGCCCGCCGGCAGCAGGTCGGCGGCGAGCTTCTCTGCTACGTCTGGTAA
- the truA gene encoding tRNA pseudouridine(38-40) synthase TruA, producing MPNPPKNPPKAARPPGRRRTTDPTAAKRFAATVSYDGTDFVGSQVQPNGRTVQEELERAAARLFGAPVRVELAGRTDSGVHARGQVAAFTAATRLEAAAIGRALNALLPEDVAVRAVREVPPGFDPRRWARRRRYRYTIANGEARDPLARRYAWYLEGTLDEPAMQHLAAAFAGRRNFSAFAGKLEPGRSPVRTVFESGVHRSGDELHIDIEADAFLPQMVRRIVAALVRVGRHAATEEEIVRLLEQARPGSFSYVAPARGLCLERVWYDEGYQP from the coding sequence CTGCCGAACCCGCCGAAGAATCCGCCGAAGGCGGCGAGGCCGCCGGGGAGGAGAAGAACGACTGACCCCACCGCCGCGAAACGGTTCGCGGCAACGGTCAGCTACGACGGGACCGACTTCGTCGGCTCCCAGGTCCAGCCCAACGGCCGGACCGTCCAGGAAGAACTCGAACGCGCTGCCGCGCGGCTCTTCGGAGCTCCGGTGCGCGTCGAACTCGCAGGGCGCACCGATTCCGGCGTCCACGCGAGAGGCCAGGTGGCCGCCTTCACCGCCGCAACCCGGCTCGAAGCGGCCGCCATCGGGCGAGCGCTCAACGCGCTCCTGCCCGAAGATGTAGCAGTACGCGCTGTGCGCGAAGTCCCGCCGGGGTTCGACCCCCGCCGCTGGGCCCGCCGCCGCCGCTACCGCTACACCATCGCCAACGGCGAGGCGCGAGACCCCCTCGCGCGCCGCTACGCCTGGTACCTCGAGGGCACCCTCGATGAACCGGCCATGCAGCACCTCGCCGCAGCCTTCGCCGGCCGGCGCAACTTCAGCGCCTTCGCCGGCAAACTCGAACCCGGGCGCTCCCCCGTGCGCACCGTGTTCGAATCCGGGGTCCATCGCTCCGGCGATGAACTCCATATCGATATCGAGGCAGACGCGTTCCTGCCCCAGATGGTCCGGCGCATCGTCGCCGCCCTCGTCCGGGTCGGGCGCCATGCCGCAACAGAGGAGGAAATCGTCCGCCTGCTCGAACAGGCACGGCCCGGCAGCTTCAGCTACGTCGCTCCCGCCCGCGGCCTCTGTCTCGAACGCGTCTGGTACGACGAGGGATACCAACCATGA
- the rplQ gene encoding 50S ribosomal protein L17, whose protein sequence is MRHRVAGRHLGRETSHRMALYRNLVTDLLRYEKITTTEAKAKEIRPMAERIITLGRRGDLHARRQALRFLYDPKVVKKVFDDIGPRMKDRPGGYLRITALEPRKGDGARMATIELVDIAGAVAMPRPNRVTAPPSQRRTPTPGAAAAAAAAAEIEAARAAETEAAEAAAEEASEAAAEPEASAETAAEPAEESAEGGEAAGEEKND, encoded by the coding sequence ATGCGACACCGCGTAGCCGGCCGCCACCTCGGCCGCGAAACCTCCCACCGGATGGCCCTCTACCGGAACCTGGTCACCGACCTCCTCCGGTACGAGAAGATCACTACCACCGAGGCCAAGGCCAAGGAGATCCGCCCCATGGCCGAGCGGATCATCACCCTCGGCCGCCGCGGCGACCTCCACGCCCGGCGCCAGGCCCTCCGCTTCCTCTACGACCCGAAGGTCGTCAAGAAGGTGTTCGATGACATCGGCCCGCGGATGAAAGACCGTCCCGGCGGCTACCTGCGCATCACCGCCCTCGAGCCCCGCAAAGGCGACGGCGCCCGGATGGCCACCATCGAACTCGTCGACATCGCCGGCGCGGTCGCGATGCCCCGCCCGAACCGGGTGACGGCCCCGCCGTCGCAGCGCCGTACCCCAACGCCCGGCGCCGCCGCAGCTGCGGCCGCAGCCGCCGAGATCGAAGCGGCCCGCGCCGCCGAAACCGAAGCCGCCGAGGCCGCAGCTGAGGAAGCCTCCGAAGCCGCTGCCGAACCGGAGGCGTCGGCCGAAACCGCTGCCGAACCCGCCGAAGAATCCGCCGAAGGCGGCGAGGCCGCCGGGGAGGAGAAGAACGACTGA
- the map gene encoding type I methionyl aminopeptidase yields MAIKLKSEDEIRLMREAGRLVGRTLAQIREMVRPGLNILEIEAFVAQEFKKAGAKETFRNYRPSPRYPPYPSNICISINEQLVHGIPVDRELKEGDIVTFDLGATLNGYVGDAAITVGVGRVSPLAEKLMRVTEEALWAGIRAARAGNYLNDIRGAIEDAIRPHGFGIVKGYGGHGVGRDMHEEPHVENYRQRFRGPELKPGLVLALEPMVTAGSPEVVEGPDGWTVSTKDGSLCCHFEHTIAIRAEGEAEVLTLP; encoded by the coding sequence ATGGCGATCAAACTGAAGTCCGAGGACGAAATCCGGCTCATGCGCGAGGCAGGTCGCCTCGTGGGGCGCACCCTTGCCCAGATTCGGGAGATGGTGCGGCCCGGCCTCAACATCCTCGAGATCGAAGCGTTTGTCGCCCAGGAATTCAAAAAGGCCGGCGCAAAAGAGACATTCCGCAACTACCGGCCCTCGCCCCGCTACCCGCCCTACCCCTCCAACATCTGCATCAGCATCAACGAGCAGCTCGTCCACGGCATCCCGGTCGACCGCGAACTCAAGGAGGGCGATATCGTCACCTTCGACCTCGGCGCCACCCTCAACGGCTACGTCGGCGACGCGGCCATCACCGTCGGCGTCGGCAGGGTGAGCCCCCTGGCCGAAAAGCTCATGCGCGTCACCGAGGAAGCCCTCTGGGCCGGTATCCGCGCCGCCCGCGCCGGCAACTACCTCAACGACATCCGCGGCGCCATCGAAGACGCGATCCGGCCGCACGGATTTGGTATCGTAAAAGGGTATGGCGGCCACGGTGTCGGCCGCGATATGCACGAAGAGCCGCACGTCGAAAACTATCGGCAGCGCTTCCGCGGGCCCGAGCTCAAGCCCGGGCTCGTCCTCGCGCTCGAACCCATGGTCACCGCCGGTTCGCCGGAGGTCGTCGAAGGCCCCGACGGCTGGACCGTAAGCACGAAAGACGGTAGCTTATGCTGTCATTTCGAGCATACCATCGCCATCCGCGCCGAGGGTGAGGCCGAAGTCCTCACCCTCCCATGA
- the rplO gene encoding 50S ribosomal protein L15, whose product MLGAHNLRPPRGATHARKRVGRGNSSGHGTYAGRGLKGQRSRSGKKLAYDAFEGGQFPISRKFHVLRGFNNKWRVPFQPVNLEALERFDDGATVTPETLKAAGILKHLREPVKILGRGELTRKLTVAAHAFSATAKARIEAAGGTATVITASESRQSAEKGS is encoded by the coding sequence ATGCTCGGTGCCCACAATCTCCGGCCCCCGCGCGGCGCCACCCACGCCAGGAAGCGCGTCGGGCGCGGCAACTCCAGCGGCCACGGCACCTACGCCGGCCGCGGCCTCAAAGGCCAGCGCTCCCGCTCCGGCAAGAAGCTCGCCTACGACGCGTTCGAAGGCGGGCAGTTCCCCATCTCCCGCAAGTTCCACGTCCTCCGCGGCTTCAACAACAAGTGGCGCGTGCCCTTCCAGCCCGTCAACCTCGAAGCCCTTGAGCGCTTCGACGACGGCGCCACCGTCACCCCCGAGACCCTCAAGGCCGCCGGCATCCTCAAACACCTCCGCGAACCGGTGAAGATCCTCGGCCGCGGCGAGCTCACCCGGAAGCTTACCGTCGCCGCTCACGCCTTCAGCGCCACCGCGAAGGCCCGCATCGAAGCCGCCGGCGGCACCGCCACCGTCATCACCGCCAGCGAATCCCGGCAGTCCGCGGAGAAGGGAAGCTGA
- the rplF gene encoding 50S ribosomal protein L6 has protein sequence MSRIGRQPVPVPPNVTITIDEHNRVVVKGPKGELSRQFPPAISFQREDGVITVTRPDDEGDSRALHGLSRTLLANMVTGVTTGFTKVLEVQGVGYRAQLQGSALQLALGFSHPVIVNPPEGIKFSVDGPRITVEGIDKERVGQVAANIRKIRPPEPYKGKGIRYLGERVRRKAGKSGKVGKK, from the coding sequence ATGTCACGTATCGGCCGACAACCCGTTCCCGTCCCGCCCAACGTCACCATCACCATCGACGAACACAACCGCGTCGTCGTGAAAGGGCCGAAGGGCGAACTCTCCCGCCAGTTCCCGCCGGCCATCTCCTTCCAGCGGGAAGACGGCGTCATCACCGTCACCCGCCCCGACGACGAAGGCGATTCGCGCGCCCTCCACGGCCTCTCCCGGACGCTCCTCGCCAACATGGTCACCGGCGTAACCACCGGGTTCACGAAGGTCCTCGAAGTGCAGGGCGTCGGCTACCGCGCCCAGCTCCAGGGCTCCGCCCTCCAGCTCGCCCTCGGCTTCTCCCACCCCGTCATCGTCAACCCGCCCGAGGGCATCAAGTTCAGCGTCGATGGCCCGCGCATCACCGTCGAAGGCATCGATAAGGAGCGCGTCGGCCAGGTAGCCGCCAACATCCGCAAGATCCGTCCCCCGGAGCCCTACAAGGGCAAGGGCATCCGCTACCTCGGCGAGCGCGTCCGGCGCAAGGCCGGCAAGTCCGGGAAGGTTGGCAAGAAATGA
- the rpsD gene encoding 30S ribosomal protein S4, with protein sequence MARYTGPVCRLCRRHGEKLFLKGERCFTPKCAFERRPNPPGPRPARRRKISDRGLQLREKQRARASYGVLEKQFVRYYKEAIRRPGVSGENLVRLLETRLDNIVYRLGFADSRAQARQIVRHGLIAVNGKKMDIPSAHLKEGDTVSFTPRGQRSEFFKILQENIKSKNPPSWLSLDLANMTGKVTAPPAVVPGETHLFNENVIIEYYSR encoded by the coding sequence ATGGCACGCTACACCGGCCCCGTCTGCCGCCTCTGCCGCCGCCACGGCGAAAAGCTCTTCCTCAAGGGCGAACGCTGCTTCACGCCCAAGTGCGCCTTCGAGCGCCGGCCCAACCCGCCCGGCCCGCGGCCGGCCCGCCGCCGCAAAATTAGCGACCGCGGCCTCCAGCTCCGCGAAAAGCAGCGCGCACGCGCCTCTTACGGCGTCCTCGAAAAGCAGTTCGTCCGCTACTACAAGGAAGCCATCCGCCGCCCCGGCGTCTCGGGCGAAAACCTCGTCCGGCTCCTCGAGACCCGGCTCGACAACATCGTCTACCGCCTCGGGTTCGCCGATTCGCGCGCCCAGGCCCGCCAGATCGTCCGCCACGGCCTCATCGCCGTGAACGGCAAGAAGATGGACATCCCCTCCGCTCACCTCAAAGAGGGCGATACCGTCTCCTTCACCCCGCGCGGCCAGCGCAGCGAGTTCTTCAAAATCCTCCAGGAAAACATCAAGTCCAAGAACCCGCCATCGTGGCTCTCCCTCGACCTGGCGAACATGACCGGCAAAGTCACCGCTCCGCCGGCCGTCGTCCCCGGCGAAACCCACCTCTTCAACGAAAACGTCATCATCGAGTACTACTCGCGCTAA